A part of Oceaniferula flava genomic DNA contains:
- a CDS encoding BamA/OMP85 family outer membrane protein codes for MPTRHPSLLFALSLTFTGLSVMNGRAAEVRINGIPIDKREELVAKVKPRLDFIKTREASSWRADDAAFFFKRLLIRAGHADAEVDWKLPGGNVIEVNARPGPRYTYGNIQANRLGPLTEEDLRQYFLQPLIETEAVAADEAPYIEEYSLKGAANVENYLKSQGYWQANAAIGDETFDRVNKQVSIQLQLNEGPLHTLARPVLNGIPAEDQQAILPLLQSYIGLTAESGNMTKINGIVENYYREQGFQFAKVFVDAHHRGGVTTLVFEIARGIQYMVNDLKISGNEKTKTKRIRRYFDGLKDIHYDSNAADKALNNLLSSGAFQSATLNPVPVPGGMLDLQIEVTETKAKSLKSYLGLGSFEGGIIGMSYTDLNLKGNLLKLNARGEYSGRGFLGELSVTEPHFAGEAIQLTLRSFILQRLYEGYDKTEAGLELSLLAKYYDHYSSRLYMGVSSVSTSTSSLTDLELGPDSYLNSRIGFEQTVDFRDDPLLPSKGLYARGILEFGSINGDASTTYVKSVLDGSYRFVLGEEHFFVTRISTGAIQPASSENLPIDLRLFSGGPDSVRSFEQRQLGPRSLSDDALGGQAYWNASAEYIHSIKDPIKGVLFFDMGQVYSDVSDWMSFSNPSYAIGAGVRVDLPIGSVRLEYGHNLNRREGEPSGTFHFTIGTSF; via the coding sequence ATGCCTACTCGTCACCCATCCCTGCTCTTTGCTCTGTCACTCACGTTCACCGGCCTATCGGTCATGAACGGCAGAGCTGCCGAGGTGCGAATCAATGGCATTCCCATCGATAAACGCGAAGAGCTCGTGGCGAAGGTAAAACCGCGTCTCGACTTCATCAAGACCCGGGAAGCTTCAAGCTGGCGTGCCGACGACGCTGCGTTCTTCTTCAAACGCCTGCTGATCCGCGCCGGCCACGCCGATGCGGAGGTCGACTGGAAACTGCCCGGTGGCAATGTGATCGAAGTCAACGCCCGCCCTGGTCCGCGCTACACCTACGGCAACATTCAGGCTAATCGTCTCGGACCTCTGACCGAGGAGGACCTCAGGCAGTATTTCCTACAACCGTTGATTGAAACCGAAGCGGTAGCAGCGGATGAAGCCCCCTACATTGAGGAATACAGTCTCAAGGGAGCCGCCAACGTAGAAAACTACCTGAAATCCCAAGGATACTGGCAGGCGAACGCCGCCATCGGCGATGAAACATTCGACCGAGTTAACAAGCAGGTCAGTATTCAGCTTCAGCTGAACGAAGGCCCACTCCATACCCTCGCACGCCCGGTTCTCAATGGCATCCCGGCCGAAGACCAACAGGCTATCCTCCCCTTACTGCAATCTTACATCGGTCTCACTGCGGAGAGTGGCAACATGACCAAGATCAATGGCATCGTGGAAAATTACTACCGCGAACAAGGCTTTCAGTTTGCTAAAGTCTTTGTGGATGCTCACCACCGTGGCGGTGTGACCACTCTGGTTTTTGAGATCGCTCGAGGCATTCAATACATGGTCAACGACCTCAAGATCAGCGGCAATGAAAAGACCAAGACCAAGCGCATCCGCCGCTATTTTGACGGGCTGAAAGACATCCACTACGATAGCAATGCTGCGGACAAGGCCCTCAACAACCTGTTGTCCTCCGGGGCCTTCCAAAGCGCCACACTCAACCCGGTGCCTGTGCCCGGAGGCATGCTGGACTTGCAGATCGAAGTCACGGAAACCAAGGCCAAATCGCTGAAAAGCTATCTGGGCTTGGGATCTTTTGAAGGCGGCATCATCGGCATGTCCTACACCGATTTAAACCTCAAGGGCAACCTCCTGAAACTCAACGCCCGTGGCGAATATAGCGGTCGAGGATTTCTCGGCGAACTAAGTGTCACCGAGCCTCACTTCGCCGGTGAAGCCATCCAGCTAACTCTGCGCAGCTTCATCTTGCAGCGGCTTTATGAGGGCTACGACAAAACCGAAGCCGGTCTGGAGCTCAGTTTACTGGCAAAATATTACGATCACTACAGCAGCCGGTTATACATGGGTGTCTCCAGCGTCAGCACCAGCACCAGCTCGCTCACGGACTTGGAACTCGGACCGGACAGCTACCTCAACTCGCGGATAGGCTTCGAACAAACCGTCGATTTCAGAGACGATCCCCTGCTACCCAGCAAGGGGCTCTATGCACGTGGGATTTTGGAATTTGGCAGCATTAATGGTGATGCCTCCACCACCTATGTGAAAAGTGTCCTCGACGGTTCGTATCGATTTGTCCTCGGCGAGGAGCATTTCTTCGTCACCCGCATCAGCACCGGAGCAATCCAGCCTGCCAGCAGTGAGAATTTACCCATCGATCTCCGCCTGTTCAGTGGTGGTCCTGACTCCGTGCGCAGCTTCGAACAGCGACAACTCGGTCCGCGATCGCTCTCGGACGACGCCTTGGGTGGGCAGGCCTACTGGAACGCCAGTGCCGAATACATTCACTCGATCAAAGATCCGATCAAGGGTGTGCTGTTCTTTGATATGGGCCAAGTTTACAGTGATGTGAGCGATTGGATGAGCTTCAGCAACCCAAGCTATGCCATTGGCGCCGGCGTCCGCGTGGACCTTCCCATCGGATCCGTTCGTTTGGAATACGGTCATAACCTGAACCGCCGAGAGGGTGAGCCCAGTGGAACCTTCCACTTTACCATCGGCACCAGCTTCTAA
- a CDS encoding translocation/assembly module TamB domain-containing protein gives MTDTTIIDSEVEPPPENESEESSSRRRKSTRKKIWVLVVLLAICFVVNGPLARWLVLYGLDKGLAAQGMSGRAEVSGTLSSGFVIHDLSYAGERGIQTLNISEVSARYQFSELFSGKVRDIGLRQGEVVIDIDRFQPSADEEEKEPSSLQDTLKTIHPWIDQSTIQIDQLDVTILKSSKLQAQFTLDEFSHQADSQEFDLRGFVATDQAGRTTPEQDIHIVWRPEAASIDRLEILPEVAVENVSIDWTGDFQGEGKLEFLQSQLNVKVAETITARLSEGNIDSKSISKRFDLELPAEFSLAGLELTIKDWQQPIPEWDIRGDAEIASADYEDYHLKNTTLSLRQQSLDYEVTVKGRLNNTASVIDLKGTWLSPESETWWSHTKADYHVSVPELGSLTQLIDGLPSGLDLETTGIDASGSLSLDQNTLSQGKLTGTISGVQAQQTTLPQLNLTANYKSEGPSTVKLTGSQQDETVMALNASYDLKSQDYQADFEINTANTAWMNALAEVFDAQIRLQESINLSWSGRGNAADLSNPKTEHQGSLKIEKLHLQVADAPAIAVTTEANYQWPDAIHLESLTVLESEWKGQAALKWNGKEVDISQVKLWHGEELVAEVSGTTPYRADIRDAQQFFAQKTPWKLTIASKPLALKKWQQWLDIEALKDINGSSHFDLQIAGSPSQPSINGSVGVNDVKGVDDGSLQPLNVSLSLASDERLLKINGKLLEGTTERFALEGSAPFQPSDWLNDPDFIDQFAKDAALSAELQINTLDLSRFKSFVPQLEKLTGTVSGKASFKGTIEDPVYVVNLDANVPLIQLKEKGIGDIKDIQLNTQFDQQQKATLKLTAQVNGGKFEAGGSVDLSDYQKPGFDLFLRTQYALIHRDDMVSVRANSDLKLTGNLEDATLSGSIGIAESLFYKDIELIPIGVPSSEVAKVQMPALSKKKADDRLPIPEPFNRWKLDLTVRTDDPVLIRGNVASGNLSGSIKVGGTLEKPAPQGTILINRVRAKLPFSILEIRRGEVNFDPKNGLNPTLNIRGKSTVGSYDVSVFVYGSANAPKTAFTSYPPLPENEVMTLLATGTTTSGLENQSVATFKAFQVFLMKLQQRNEKPGGNKLFKTLLSGIEDLNLNVGETDPFTGRKFSSATIEMNRHWNFTAQVDDTQQTRGLIVYVIRFR, from the coding sequence ATGACCGACACCACCATCATCGACTCCGAAGTGGAGCCTCCTCCTGAAAACGAAAGCGAGGAAAGCTCTTCGCGTCGGCGCAAATCGACGCGCAAAAAAATCTGGGTGCTGGTGGTTCTGCTGGCGATCTGCTTCGTGGTCAACGGCCCTCTCGCTCGATGGTTGGTGCTCTACGGTCTCGACAAGGGACTCGCGGCCCAAGGAATGAGCGGCCGTGCCGAAGTCAGCGGCACCTTGTCGTCAGGCTTTGTTATCCACGACCTCTCCTACGCAGGCGAGCGTGGTATCCAGACCTTAAACATCTCCGAGGTCTCAGCGCGCTATCAATTCTCTGAACTTTTCAGCGGCAAGGTCAGAGACATTGGCCTCCGCCAGGGTGAGGTGGTGATCGATATCGATCGCTTTCAACCCTCCGCCGACGAGGAGGAAAAAGAGCCCAGCTCCCTGCAGGACACGCTGAAGACGATTCATCCATGGATTGATCAATCGACGATCCAAATCGACCAGTTAGACGTCACCATCCTCAAGTCATCCAAGCTGCAAGCGCAGTTCACGCTCGATGAATTTTCCCATCAGGCGGATTCCCAGGAGTTCGATCTGCGGGGATTCGTTGCCACCGATCAGGCGGGTCGGACGACTCCCGAGCAAGACATCCACATCGTCTGGCGCCCCGAAGCAGCGAGCATCGACCGCTTGGAAATCCTCCCGGAGGTGGCTGTAGAAAATGTCAGCATCGACTGGACGGGCGATTTTCAAGGTGAGGGTAAACTGGAATTTCTTCAGTCGCAGCTCAACGTCAAGGTCGCCGAGACCATCACGGCACGCCTTTCCGAAGGGAACATCGATTCAAAATCCATCAGCAAGCGCTTCGATCTGGAGCTACCTGCCGAGTTTTCGCTCGCTGGGCTGGAACTTACTATCAAGGACTGGCAGCAGCCGATCCCCGAGTGGGACATCCGCGGCGACGCTGAAATCGCATCAGCGGATTACGAAGACTATCATTTGAAAAACACCACTCTCAGCCTGCGTCAGCAAAGCCTGGACTACGAGGTCACGGTGAAGGGTCGGCTCAATAACACGGCTTCTGTGATCGATCTCAAAGGCACGTGGCTATCCCCTGAATCGGAAACTTGGTGGAGTCATACCAAAGCAGATTACCATGTCAGCGTCCCGGAACTTGGCAGCCTCACTCAACTCATCGACGGTCTCCCCTCCGGACTGGACCTGGAAACGACTGGCATCGATGCCAGCGGCAGCCTCAGCCTCGATCAAAACACGCTGTCTCAAGGCAAGCTTACAGGCACAATTTCCGGAGTTCAGGCGCAACAAACCACACTCCCCCAACTCAACCTAACAGCAAACTACAAAAGCGAAGGGCCCAGCACGGTGAAACTCACCGGCAGCCAGCAAGACGAAACCGTCATGGCGCTCAACGCTTCCTACGACCTCAAGAGTCAGGATTACCAGGCTGACTTCGAGATCAACACCGCGAACACCGCCTGGATGAACGCCTTGGCGGAGGTCTTCGATGCCCAAATCCGCCTGCAAGAAAGCATCAATCTCAGCTGGTCCGGCCGTGGCAATGCTGCAGATTTGTCCAATCCGAAAACGGAGCATCAGGGATCGCTTAAGATTGAAAAACTACACCTTCAGGTCGCTGATGCCCCCGCCATCGCGGTGACCACCGAGGCGAACTACCAGTGGCCGGACGCCATTCACTTGGAATCACTCACCGTGCTTGAGAGTGAATGGAAAGGTCAGGCTGCACTGAAATGGAACGGTAAGGAGGTGGACATCTCACAGGTCAAGCTCTGGCATGGCGAGGAACTGGTGGCAGAGGTGTCCGGAACCACCCCCTACCGTGCAGATATCCGCGATGCCCAGCAATTTTTTGCCCAGAAAACCCCGTGGAAGCTTACGATCGCATCCAAACCTCTGGCGCTGAAAAAATGGCAGCAATGGCTCGATATCGAGGCATTAAAAGACATCAACGGCAGCAGCCATTTCGATCTGCAAATCGCCGGATCCCCTTCCCAACCGAGCATCAACGGCAGCGTGGGAGTGAACGATGTGAAGGGCGTCGACGATGGCAGTCTACAGCCTCTGAATGTGTCACTGAGCCTTGCCTCGGACGAGCGACTCCTGAAGATCAACGGTAAATTGTTAGAAGGGACAACCGAACGATTTGCCCTCGAAGGTTCAGCGCCATTCCAGCCATCCGATTGGCTCAACGACCCAGATTTCATCGATCAATTCGCCAAGGACGCCGCACTCAGTGCCGAGCTGCAAATCAACACGCTAGACCTCAGCCGATTCAAAAGCTTCGTCCCCCAGTTGGAAAAACTCACCGGCACAGTAAGCGGCAAGGCATCGTTCAAAGGAACCATCGAAGACCCTGTTTACGTAGTGAACCTCGATGCCAACGTGCCCCTGATCCAACTCAAGGAAAAGGGCATTGGCGACATCAAAGACATTCAGCTCAATACCCAATTTGACCAGCAGCAAAAAGCGACACTGAAGCTCACCGCACAAGTCAATGGTGGGAAATTCGAAGCCGGCGGCAGCGTCGATTTAAGCGATTACCAAAAGCCGGGCTTCGACCTCTTTCTGCGGACGCAATACGCGCTAATTCACCGCGATGATATGGTCTCGGTGCGAGCGAACTCAGACCTAAAGCTCACCGGCAACCTGGAAGACGCCACGCTCAGTGGCAGCATCGGTATAGCAGAATCCTTGTTTTACAAAGACATCGAGCTGATCCCCATTGGCGTTCCCTCATCCGAGGTGGCCAAGGTGCAGATGCCGGCGCTCTCTAAGAAAAAAGCCGATGATCGACTACCTATCCCCGAGCCTTTCAATCGCTGGAAGTTAGATCTCACCGTGCGCACGGACGACCCGGTGCTGATTCGGGGTAATGTAGCATCCGGCAACCTCAGCGGATCGATCAAGGTAGGTGGAACACTGGAAAAACCCGCCCCTCAGGGCACCATTCTAATCAACCGCGTCCGGGCCAAGCTCCCCTTCAGCATCCTAGAAATCCGCCGGGGCGAAGTGAACTTTGATCCTAAAAACGGCCTCAACCCGACTCTAAATATCCGAGGGAAATCGACCGTCGGCTCCTACGATGTTAGTGTATTTGTCTACGGCTCAGCCAACGCGCCCAAGACCGCCTTCACCTCCTACCCACCGCTTCCTGAGAATGAAGTTATGACTCTGTTAGCCACCGGAACCACCACCAGTGGACTGGAGAACCAAAGTGTCGCCACCTTCAAGGCCTTTCAGGTTTTCCTGATGAAATTGCAGCAGCGCAATGAAAAGCCTGGAGGTAACAAGCTCTTCAAAACCTTACTCTCCGGCATCGAAGACCTTAACCTCAACGTCGGGGAAACCGACCCTTTTACCGGTCGTAAATTCTCCTCCGCCACCATTGAAATGAATCGCCACTGGAACTTCACCGCACAGGTGGACGATACCCAACAGACGCGCGGTTTGATTGTTTACGTGATCCGTTTTCGTTAG
- the alr gene encoding alanine racemase, with translation MTGSTHAAPVSPPRASAEVSYENLRHNYSVARAHGELMAVLKAGAYGHGLEAIACFLEQLPADQAPTFLGVASVIEARRLAKAGVSTRIYLLGPTCPFEREEIVYHRWTPSVSNLEEARDFDRLVQSHGGDPLPVHITVDTGMGRGGFLPEQLIEQISELDELPHLSIEGLGSHLPSADEDEDFTKAQFARYDALIEALGPDRFRYLHLSNSAGLLGYHSRYTNLYRPGLMCYGISPLPAHQSSLRPALTLKSRVSLVRSLPAGHGISYGRQTVLQKDTLVATVGIGYGDGYPRELSMTGASVLIRGKRCPLLGRVTMDQIMVDVSQIPDCTSGDEVELFGENILVSEIAQLAGGIPWSILTGITPRVTRVYL, from the coding sequence ATGACTGGTTCCACCCACGCCGCTCCCGTATCCCCACCTCGTGCATCTGCCGAAGTTAGCTACGAGAATTTACGCCACAATTACTCCGTGGCTCGTGCGCATGGGGAACTCATGGCGGTGCTCAAGGCCGGAGCCTACGGGCATGGACTGGAGGCCATTGCTTGCTTTTTAGAGCAACTCCCCGCGGACCAAGCGCCCACATTTCTGGGGGTCGCCAGCGTCATTGAGGCGAGACGACTGGCCAAGGCGGGAGTCAGCACCAGAATTTACCTGTTAGGCCCCACCTGCCCCTTCGAGCGAGAGGAAATAGTCTACCACCGCTGGACGCCATCGGTGTCCAACCTGGAAGAAGCGCGCGATTTTGACCGACTCGTCCAAAGCCACGGCGGCGATCCTCTACCAGTGCACATCACCGTGGATACCGGCATGGGCCGCGGCGGCTTTTTGCCGGAGCAGCTCATCGAGCAAATCAGCGAGCTCGATGAACTTCCCCATCTCAGCATCGAGGGTCTCGGCTCACACCTACCATCGGCCGACGAAGACGAGGACTTCACCAAGGCTCAGTTTGCACGCTATGATGCCCTGATCGAGGCCTTGGGGCCTGACCGATTCCGCTATCTGCATCTCTCCAACAGCGCGGGACTCTTAGGCTACCACAGCCGCTACACCAATCTCTATCGCCCCGGGCTGATGTGCTACGGCATCTCTCCCCTGCCCGCCCATCAAAGCAGTCTACGCCCGGCACTCACATTAAAGTCCCGAGTTTCCCTGGTGCGCAGCTTGCCAGCCGGACATGGCATCTCCTATGGCAGACAGACGGTTTTGCAAAAAGACACCCTGGTGGCGACGGTGGGCATTGGCTATGGCGATGGCTACCCGCGCGAGCTATCGATGACTGGTGCCAGCGTGTTGATCCGAGGCAAACGCTGCCCTTTGTTAGGCCGAGTGACCATGGATCAGATCATGGTGGACGTTTCCCAAATCCCCGATTGCACCAGCGGCGATGAGGTGGAGCTCTTTGGGGAAAACATTCTCGTCAGCGAGATTGCCCAGCTGGCTGGAGGCATTCCCTGGTCGATCCTAACAGGCATCACCCCGAGGGTCACTCGGGTCTATCTCTAG